One region of Primulina tabacum isolate GXHZ01 chromosome 1, ASM2559414v2, whole genome shotgun sequence genomic DNA includes:
- the LOC142542250 gene encoding putative polyamine transporter At3g19553, translated as MADERVVNDFQNTVTAKGNPKLTILPLIALIFYEVSGGPFGVEDSVKAGGGPLLPLLGFLIFPLFWSVPEALVTAELATTFPENGGYVIWISSAFGPFWGFQEGFWKWFSGVMDNALYPVLFLDYLKHSIPIFDNILARIPALLLITVALTYLNYRGLHIVGFSAVLLAGFSLFPFVVMGILSIPRIRPGRWLQVDSRKIDWRGYFNSLFWNLNYWDNASTLAGEIENPSRTFPRALMGAVVLVVCSYLVPLLTGTGAVETDSSEWSDGYFAQIGMLIGGSWLKWWIQAASALSNMGLFEAEMSSDAYQLLGMSEIGMLPSIFSSRSKYGTPTFSILCSAAGVIVLSWMSFQEILEFLNFLYAIGMLFEFAAFIKLRIKRPDLHRPYKVPLNTFGATMLCFPPVLLLVLVMSLASLKTYLVSSCIVVLGFFLYPALVYSKQQKWFKFNMDYKPKSSGNDQECSPIAAGRT; from the exons ATGGCTGACGAGCGAGTGGTGAATGATTTCCAGAACACAGTAACTGCAAAGGGTAATCCAAAGCTCACAATTTTACCGCTGATTGCTTTGATTTTCTACGAGGTTTCTGGAGGTCCATTTGGTGTGGAAGATTCAGTCAAGGCAGGAGGTGGCCCTCTTTTGCCTTTGCTAGGTTTCTTGATTTTCCCTCTGTTCTGGAGCGTGCCTGAAGCTCTTGTCACAGCTGAACTTGCTACAACTTTCCCCGAAAATGGCGGGTACGTGATCTGGATTTCATCTGCTTTTGGCCCTTTTTGGGGTTTTCAAGAAGGGTTCTGGAAATGGTTTAGTGGGGTTATGGACAATGCCCTTTACCCGGTATTGTTTCTTGATTACTTGAAGCATTCAATTCCCATTTTTGATAACATTCTAGCTAGGATTCCAGCTTTATTGTTAATTACTGTTGCTTTGACATATTTGAATTATAGAGGTTTGCATATTGTGGGATTCTCTGCTGTTTTGCTAGCCGgtttttccctttttccttttgttgtTATGGGCATTCTCTCGATTCCTCGAATTAGGCCTGGTCGATGGCTCCAAGTCGATTCTAGGAAGATAGATTGGAGAGGGTATTTTAATAGCTTGTTTTGGAATCTGAACTATTGGGACAACGCGAGTACATTGGCTGGCGAGATTGAGAATCCGAGTAGGACTTTTCCGAGAGCTCTAATGGGTGCGGTGGTTTTGGTGGTGTGTTCTTATTTAGTTCCTCTTCTCACGGGTACGGGTGCGGTGGAAACTGATTCGAGTGAGTGGAGTGATGGTTATTTTGCTCAAATTGGAATGTTGATTGGTGGATCTTGGTTGAAGTGGTGGATCCAAGCGGCTTCAGCATTGTCAAACATGGGGTTGTTTGAAGCGGAAATGAGCAGTGATGCGTATCAACTTTTGGGGATGAGCGAGATCGGGATGCTCCCTTCTATATTTTCTTCAAG ATCAAAATATGGAACACCAACGTTCAGCATTCTGTGTTCTGCAGCTGGCGTGATCGTCTTGTCGTGGATGAGTTTCCAAGAAATTTTGGAATTCCTCAACTTCCTATATGCTATAGGAATGCTATTTGAGTTTGCAGCTTTCATCAAACTAAGAATAAAAAGACCTGATCTACACAGGCCATATAAAGTTCCCTTAAATACATTTGGCGCAACGATGCTCTGTTTCCCTCCGGTGTTGTTACTTGTTCTTGTAATGTCTTTGGCTTCTCTGAAGACGTATTTAGTGAGCAGTTGCATAGTTGTGCTTGGATTCTTCTTGTACCCCGCTTTAGTTTATTCAAAGCAACAAAAGTGGTTCAAATTTAACATGGATTATAAGCCGAAATCTTCTGGTAATGATCAAGAATGTAGTCCAATCGCTGCTGGAAGAACATGA